The following are from one region of the Arthrobacter sp. TMP15 genome:
- the bcp gene encoding thioredoxin-dependent thiol peroxidase, with the protein MSKQLSAAQTAPGFSLPNANGKTVSLTDYAGRQVIVYFYPKAATPGCTTEACDFRDSLTALQGAGVDVVGISTDPQEALTTFAEEFSLNFPLLSDANHEVAEAWGAWGEKVINGNTMIGTLRSTVVVNADGTVRSAEYNVNAEGHVARLRTELGL; encoded by the coding sequence ATGTCAAAGCAACTCAGCGCCGCTCAAACAGCCCCTGGCTTCAGCCTTCCGAATGCCAACGGTAAAACCGTTTCACTAACCGACTACGCCGGGCGCCAGGTCATCGTTTACTTCTACCCGAAAGCCGCCACCCCCGGCTGCACCACCGAGGCTTGCGATTTCCGCGACAGCCTCACTGCACTTCAGGGCGCCGGAGTTGACGTTGTGGGCATCTCAACTGACCCGCAGGAAGCGTTAACCACTTTCGCCGAGGAGTTCAGCTTGAACTTCCCCCTCCTCTCTGACGCCAATCACGAGGTGGCTGAAGCCTGGGGAGCATGGGGTGAAAAGGTAATCAACGGCAACACCATGATCGGCACCTTGCGCTCCACGGTAGTGGTCAATGCCGATGGAACGGTGCGCAGTGCAGAATACAACGTCAACGCGGAGGGTCACGTAGCCCGCTTGCGCACGGAACTAGGACTCTAA
- the pucL gene encoding factor-independent urate hydroxylase: MTENNIILGANQFGKAEVRVVKITRDTDRHEIEDLNVTSEVRGDFNAAHIDGDNAHVVPTDTQKNTIYSFARDGIGSPEAFLLRLSEHFTKEFAWINGGRWSAEQYAWNRIQANGTAHDHSFVKSNQEIRTSVVVKNGDTTHVLAGLKDLTVLKTTQSGFTGFPVDKYTTLAQTSDRILATDVAARWRFNPEAINKNFDFNTSYESIKALLLEGFTEGFSHALQNTLFEMGKKVLNAHPEIDEIKFSMPNKHHFVVDLTPFGQDNPNEVFFAADRPYGLIEGTVLRENASNAGNIWDGVAGFC; the protein is encoded by the coding sequence ATGACTGAGAACAACATCATCCTCGGCGCCAACCAATTCGGCAAAGCCGAAGTACGCGTGGTAAAAATCACCCGCGATACCGACCGCCACGAGATCGAAGACCTCAACGTCACCTCAGAAGTACGCGGCGACTTCAACGCAGCCCACATCGATGGCGATAACGCCCACGTCGTCCCCACCGACACACAAAAGAACACCATCTACTCCTTCGCCCGCGATGGCATCGGCTCCCCCGAAGCCTTCCTGCTACGCCTAAGCGAACACTTCACTAAAGAATTCGCCTGGATCAATGGCGGACGCTGGTCAGCTGAACAATACGCCTGGAACCGCATCCAAGCCAACGGCACAGCCCACGATCACTCCTTCGTGAAAAGCAACCAAGAAATCCGCACCTCCGTCGTCGTTAAAAACGGCGACACCACCCACGTACTCGCCGGCCTCAAAGACCTCACCGTTCTCAAAACCACCCAATCCGGCTTCACAGGCTTCCCCGTGGATAAATACACCACCCTAGCCCAGACCAGCGACCGGATCCTCGCCACCGACGTCGCCGCCCGCTGGCGCTTCAACCCCGAAGCCATCAATAAAAACTTCGACTTCAACACCTCCTACGAATCCATCAAAGCACTCCTGCTAGAAGGCTTCACCGAAGGCTTCTCCCACGCACTCCAAAACACCCTGTTCGAAATGGGCAAAAAAGTACTCAACGCCCACCCAGAAATCGATGAAATCAAATTCTCCATGCCCAACAAACACCACTTCGTCGTTGACCTCACCCCCTTCGGCCAAGACAACCCCAACGAAGTCTTCTTCGCAGCAGACCGCCCCTACGGCCTCATCGAAGGAACCGTCCTACGCGAAAACGCCTCCAATGCAGGCAACATCTGGGACGGCGTCGCAGGCTTCTGCTAA
- the uraH gene encoding hydroxyisourate hydrolase, translated as MSVSHITTHILNTATGTPATSVAVELHTREGHTWSQIATATTDTNGRVKDLGPEKLPTGTYQLRFNTGAYFASINTETFFPEISLTFTLQHSQDHYHVPLLLSPFAYSTYRGN; from the coding sequence ATGAGCGTTTCCCACATAACCACCCACATCCTGAACACCGCAACAGGAACACCGGCCACATCCGTCGCCGTTGAACTCCACACCCGCGAGGGCCACACATGGTCCCAAATCGCTACCGCCACCACCGATACAAACGGGCGAGTGAAAGACCTCGGCCCGGAAAAACTACCCACCGGCACCTACCAACTACGGTTCAATACCGGCGCCTACTTCGCCAGCATCAACACCGAGACTTTCTTCCCAGAAATCTCCCTGACCTTCACCCTCCAGCACAGCCAGGACCACTACCACGTACCCCTGCTGCTAAGCCCCTTCGCCTATTCAACATACAGAGGAAACTAG
- a CDS encoding SDR family NAD(P)-dependent oxidoreductase — MLFDQQTALVTASGAGIGRAIAQRLAAEGAAVVVSDVNDAAGGETVALITAAGGRAAYKHADVSKSKDISALVTFAVETFGSLDLAVNNAGLGAMPKDIQDVTIDDWDRTINVTLRGTFLSMQAEVAHFRANNGGAIVNVASIAGISATPKLTPYGASKHGVVSLTRSVALENAAHGIRVNAVAPGAIETAALAALPADAKAGYAAEVPMNRLGRSEEIANAVAWLLSKEASFVTGVILPVDGGTNA; from the coding sequence ATGCTCTTCGATCAGCAAACCGCACTCGTCACCGCCTCAGGAGCCGGAATTGGCCGCGCCATTGCCCAGCGGCTTGCCGCAGAAGGTGCGGCGGTGGTTGTTTCCGATGTCAATGACGCCGCCGGTGGCGAAACCGTGGCCCTGATCACTGCAGCTGGGGGACGGGCCGCCTACAAGCATGCCGATGTCAGCAAATCCAAAGACATTAGCGCACTGGTAACTTTCGCCGTTGAAACCTTTGGTTCCTTGGACTTGGCGGTCAACAACGCGGGCTTGGGCGCCATGCCCAAGGATATCCAAGACGTCACCATCGATGACTGGGACCGCACCATCAACGTCACCTTGCGCGGGACCTTCTTGTCCATGCAGGCTGAAGTTGCCCACTTCCGTGCAAACAATGGTGGTGCCATAGTTAATGTGGCTTCAATTGCGGGTATCTCAGCAACGCCGAAACTAACTCCCTATGGCGCATCCAAGCATGGCGTTGTCAGCCTCACCCGCAGCGTGGCATTGGAGAACGCAGCGCATGGAATCCGTGTCAATGCGGTGGCCCCTGGAGCCATTGAAACCGCAGCATTGGCGGCCCTGCCAGCGGATGCCAAGGCCGGCTACGCTGCTGAAGTTCCAATGAACCGGCTGGGCCGTTCGGAAGAAATTGCCAATGCCGTGGCATGGCTGCTCTCCAAGGAAGCCAGCTTTGTTACCGGTGTCATACTGCCGGTTGACGGTGGCACCAATGCCTAA
- the uraD gene encoding 2-oxo-4-hydroxy-4-carboxy-5-ureidoimidazoline decarboxylase: protein MDASNDLEGIQAMLLEDFNHAARTELEPVLRPCIDIQRWIDEIITARPFATINDLLSCAGNASDPFTTEEIASAMAHHPRIGQRAPGTSTEATLSRSEQAGVDPTDPAITTALTEGNRAYEARFNQVFLIRAAGRSPQEIINTLHQRLKNTPEEENLIVAGQLREIAVLRLQGVINA from the coding sequence GTGGATGCCAGCAATGACCTAGAAGGAATACAAGCAATGCTGCTTGAGGACTTCAATCACGCCGCGCGAACAGAACTCGAACCTGTTTTGCGTCCCTGTATCGATATCCAGCGATGGATCGATGAGATCATCACTGCCCGGCCCTTCGCTACCATCAATGATCTTCTTTCCTGCGCTGGTAACGCTAGTGATCCCTTCACTACCGAAGAAATAGCCTCAGCGATGGCTCATCATCCCCGAATCGGTCAACGCGCCCCCGGCACCAGTACCGAAGCTACGCTTTCTCGTTCCGAGCAAGCAGGGGTAGATCCCACCGATCCGGCCATCACCACCGCCCTGACCGAGGGAAACCGGGCCTACGAAGCCCGTTTCAACCAAGTCTTTTTGATACGGGCCGCTGGCCGGTCCCCACAGGAAATCATCAACACCCTCCACCAACGCCTCAAGAACACCCCCGAAGAGGAAAACCTCATAGTTGCTGGGCAACTACGAGAAATCGCAGTGTTACGACTCCAAGGAGTGATCAACGCATGA
- a CDS encoding nucleobase:cation symporter-2 family protein, with protein MTKKTRTTTIATTKTARPEDEKLGIGASFAYGFQHVLTMYGGIIAVPLIVGQAAGLKPADIGLLIAACLFMGGLATLLQTLGLPFFGSQLPLVQGVSFAGVATMVAIVNGGGGIQSVFGAVIVSSALGLLISPIFSKIIKFFPPVVTGTVITVIGLSLMPVAANWAMGGNKKAENYGDVTNIALAAGTLVIVLLLSKLGNSTISRLSILLAIVIGTLIALALGMANFSKVTTGPLIAFPTPFHLGMPTFHLAAIISMFIVVLVIMVETSADILAVADIVETKVDSRRLGDGLRADMAASVIAPVFGSFTQSAFAQNVGLVAVTGIKSRFVVAAGGVILVILGILPVMGRVVAAVPLPVLGGAGIVLFGTVAASGIRTLSTVSYKNNMNMIIVATAIGAGIIPIAAPTFYDKFPEWFATIFHSGISSAAVVAILLNLLFNHFTLGNPENPSVFAAGTDRLIPAEIAHCLQHGDHWDNGKLLDANNQEIPITGEQPLTPQQT; from the coding sequence ATGACCAAGAAAACACGCACCACCACCATAGCCACCACGAAAACAGCCAGACCAGAAGATGAAAAACTAGGAATCGGCGCCAGCTTCGCGTACGGATTCCAACACGTCCTCACCATGTACGGCGGCATCATCGCCGTACCCCTAATCGTGGGCCAAGCAGCAGGACTAAAACCAGCAGACATCGGCCTACTCATCGCAGCATGCCTCTTCATGGGCGGCCTAGCCACCCTGCTCCAAACCCTAGGCCTACCCTTCTTCGGCTCTCAACTACCCCTAGTACAAGGCGTCTCATTCGCCGGAGTAGCCACCATGGTCGCCATCGTCAACGGCGGCGGCGGAATCCAAAGCGTCTTCGGCGCCGTGATCGTCTCCTCAGCACTAGGCCTACTCATCTCCCCCATCTTCTCCAAAATCATCAAATTCTTCCCACCCGTAGTCACCGGCACCGTGATCACCGTCATCGGCCTCTCCCTCATGCCCGTAGCAGCTAACTGGGCCATGGGCGGAAACAAAAAAGCAGAAAACTACGGCGACGTAACCAACATCGCCCTCGCCGCCGGAACCCTCGTGATCGTGCTCCTACTCAGCAAACTAGGAAACAGCACCATCTCACGACTCTCCATCCTGCTAGCAATCGTCATCGGCACACTCATCGCCCTCGCCCTAGGAATGGCCAACTTCTCCAAAGTCACCACCGGCCCCCTCATCGCCTTCCCCACACCCTTCCACCTCGGCATGCCCACCTTCCACCTCGCCGCGATCATCTCCATGTTCATCGTGGTCCTGGTCATCATGGTAGAAACCTCCGCGGACATCCTGGCAGTAGCAGACATCGTAGAAACCAAAGTCGACTCCCGCCGCCTCGGCGACGGCCTCCGCGCCGACATGGCCGCCAGCGTCATCGCCCCCGTCTTCGGCTCCTTCACCCAAAGCGCCTTCGCCCAAAACGTCGGCCTCGTCGCCGTCACCGGCATCAAAAGCCGCTTCGTCGTCGCAGCAGGAGGGGTCATCCTCGTCATCCTGGGCATCCTACCCGTCATGGGCCGCGTCGTAGCAGCAGTACCACTACCCGTCCTCGGCGGAGCAGGAATCGTCCTCTTCGGCACCGTCGCAGCCAGCGGCATCCGCACACTCTCCACCGTCAGCTACAAAAACAACATGAACATGATCATCGTCGCCACCGCCATCGGCGCCGGCATCATCCCCATCGCCGCACCCACCTTCTACGACAAATTCCCCGAATGGTTCGCCACCATCTTCCACTCCGGCATCAGCTCCGCCGCCGTAGTCGCCATCCTCCTAAACCTCCTCTTCAACCACTTCACCCTCGGCAACCCAGAAAACCCCTCCGTCTTCGCCGCCGGAACAGACCGACTCATCCCCGCCGAAATAGCCCACTGCCTCCAACACGGAGACCACTGGGACAACGGCAAACTCCTCGACGCCAACAACCAAGAAATACCCATCACCGGGGAACAACCACTCACACCCCAACAGACCTAA